AAGCTACCCTCGGTGCGGTCCTTGGCGGCCGACCTGGTCGTTGCGGCGAACACTGTGGCACGGGCGTACCGAGAACTTGAGCAGGCCGGGATCGTGGCCACAGCCGGGCGCAGCGGCACCTCCGTAACCTCCGGCGGGGACCTCATCGGCGCCCAGATGGCAGACGCTGCGGACGCCTTCGCGCTGGTCGCTCGGGAGCTGGGTGTGCCAAGCCCCAAGGCGCTTGCCATTGTGGCGGCGGCGCTTGAGCGCGGTTCCGCCCGCTAACCACCTTGTTCGAACAAAGCTTCGACTATACTTTTAATTGTTGGCGCACCATCGCGTCCAGGGTTTGGACAGTACTTTGAAGGAAAAAATGCCCCAGAATTCCACCACCGAGTCCACTGTGTCGCGCCCTGACTTGTCGCGCTTGATCGTCAAGGGCGCCCGCGAACACAACCTTCGCAACGTGGACCTGGACCTTCCGCGCGACTCCATGATCGTCTTCACCGGTCTCTCCGGCTCGGGCAAGTCCTCCCTCGCCTTTGACACCATTTTTGCCGAGGGCCAGCGCCGCTACGTGGAATCGCTTTCCGCCTACGCCCGGCAATTCCTGGGACAGGTGGACAAGCCGGACGTTGACTTCATCGAGGGGCTTTCCCCGGCCGTCTCCATCGACCAGAAGTCCACCTCCAAGAACCCGCGCTCCACGGTCGGCACCATCACCGAAATTTACGACTACATGCGCTTGCTCTGGGCCCGCGTGGGAACCCCACACTGTCCGGTGTGCGGGGAGCCCATCGCCAAACAAACCCCGCAGCAGATCGTGGACCAGCTGCTGGAAATGCCCGAAGGCACGCGCTTCCAGGTCCTTGCCCCGGTGGTGCGGGACCGCAAGGGCGAGTTTGTGGAGCTGTTCCGGGAGCTCACCGCCAAGGGTTACGCCCGCGCCAAAGTGGACGGGGAACAGATTCAGCTCTCCGATCCGCCCAAGCTAAAGAAGACCTTCAAGCACACCATTGAGGTGGTTGTTGACCGGCTGGTGGTCAAGGAAGGCATCCAGCAACGCCTAACAGACTCGGTGGAAACGGCTCTGGGCCTGGCCGAGGGCAGGGTCCTGGCCGAGCTGGTGGACCTGGATGCCGACGACGCCGGACGGATCCGTTCTTTCTCGGAGAACCTCGCCTGCCCCAACGAGCACCCTCTGGCCATTGATGAAATCGAGCCGCGCTCGTTTTCTTTCAACAACCCTTTTGGCGCCTGCACCGCGTGCAGCGGCATCGGCACCAGGCTTGAGGTTGACGAGGAACTCGTTGTCCCCAACCCGTTCCTTTCCTTGCGTGAAGGCGCCATCGCGCCGTGGTCGCTGGGCACAGCCACCACCGAGTATTGGAACCGGCTTTTGGAAGGCCTCTCCGACGAGCTGGGCTTCAGCCTTGATGACTCTTGGAACAAACTGGACACCGGCTCCCGCCAGGCGATCCTGTACGGCAAGGACCACAAGGTAGTGGTGCAGTACAAAAACCGTTTCGGCAGGGAGCGCAAGTACAGCACCGGCTTTGAAGGTGCCGTGCAGTACATCCAGCGCAAGCACATCGAAACCGAATCCGACTCCGCCCGCGACAGGTACGAAGAGTACATGCGCCAGATTCCCTGCCCGGCTTGCGGGGGAGCCCGGCTGAACCCTGCCTCGCTGTCCGTGTTGATCAACGGCAAGTCAATCGCAGAAGTCTGCGCGATGTCCATGCGCGAGAGTTTCAGCTTCCTCTCCACTCTGGTGTTGACCGGCCGGGAAGCCCAGATCGCCAGCCAGGTCCTGAAAGAGATCCAGGCCCGCCTGCGGTTCCTGCTCGACGTCGGCCTGGAGTACCTGAGCCTGGAACGGGCCTCGGCGACTCTCTCCGGCGGCGAAGCCCAGCGCATCCGGCTGGCCACCCAGATCGGATCAGGCCTGGTGGGGGTGCTGTATGTCCTGGACGAGCCCTCCATCGGCTTGCATCAACGTGATAACCGCAGGCTCATTGAGACCCTGACCCGGCTTCGCGACCTGGGCAACACTCTCATCGTTGTCGAACACGACGAAGACACCATCAGTGAGGCCGACTGGATCGTTGACATTGGCCCCGGCGCAGGCGAGCACGGCGGCCAGGTGGTGCATTCGGGTTCCTTGGCCGATCTGCTCACCAACACGAACTCACTCACCGGCGACTACTTGTCCGGGCGCAAGAAGATCGCCGTGCCGGCCAAACGCCGCAAGTACGACAAATCGCGTGAGCTCAAGGTCATCGGCGCGAAGGAAAACAACCTACGCAACGTGGATGTGGCCTTCCCCCTGGGTGTGCTGACCGCCGTCACCGGCGTCAGCGGCTCCGGTAAGTCCACTTTGGTCAACGAGATCCTGTACAAGGTGCTGGCCAACAAGCTAAACGGTGCCAAGCAGGTGGCCGGACGTCACCTGCGCATCGACGGGCTGGAACACCTTGACAAGGTGGTGCACGTCGACCAGAGCCCCATCGGCCGTACGCCGCGCTCCAACCCGGCCACCTACACGGGCGTCTTCGATAATATTCGCAAGCTCTTCGCCGAGACCAACGAATCCAAGATGCGCGGTTACCAGCCCGGCCGGTTCTCCTTCAACGTTAAGGGCGGGCGCTGCGAAGCGTGCACGGGCGACGGCACGCTGAAGATTGAAATGAACTTCCTGCCGGACGTGTATGTGCCGTGCGAGGTCTGTCACGGGGCCCGCTACAGCCGGGAAACCTTGGAGGTCCACTACAAAGGCAAATCGATTGCCGACGTTTTGAACATGCCAATCGAGGAAGGCGCCGAGTTCTTTGCCGCGTTCACCCCTATTGCCCGGCACCTGCGCACGCTGGTCGACGTCGGGCTTGGCTACGTCAGGCTGGGGCAGGCCTCCACCACCCTCTCAGGCGGTGAGGCGCAGCGCGTGAAACTGGCTGCCGAACTGCAAAAGCGTTCCAATGGGCGCAGCATCTACGTGCTGGACGAGCCCACCACGGGCCTGCACTTTGAGGACATTCGCAAACTCTTGCTGGTCCTGCAGGGTTTGGTGGAGAAGGGCAACACCGTAATCGTCATTGAACACAACCTAGACGTGATCAAGACGGCGGACTGGGTTGTGGATCTGGGCCCTGACGGCGGTACCGGCGGCGGGCAGGTCATCGCCACTGGAACGCCCGAGAAGGTAGCCAAGAGTGAGGTCAGTTACACTGCGACGTTCCTGCGGGAAGTGCTCCAGGGCTAAAGTATTCCCGTCCGGGCATGGATGCGCACGGGTCGGGGCAGCTCGTGAGAAACTATGGACGTGACTATTGCCGCACCCCCCATTGCCCATGACGGTTCCCTCAAGGCTGTCCTCTTCGACTTGGACGGTACCCTCGTCGACCCTGCCGGGGGCATCACCGGCGGCATCGAACATGCCTTGCAGGTTATGGGCCTGCCAGTTCCCGGCGCCGACGTCCTTAACGCCATGATCGGACCCAAGCTCGCTGACTCGCTTGTCAGCCATGCGGGCATCTGCGTGGACCAGGTGCCGGAGGTCATAGCCGTCTACCGGGACTGGTACGGCAACACGGGGATAGGCATGTCGGTGCTGTACCCGGGCATCAAGGAACTTCTGGCGCGGCTCCGTGCCGCTGGCGTGCCGCTGGCGGTTGCCACGCAAAAACCGGAACCACTCGCCAAGACCCTGCTGGCGCATCATGGGATTGCCGAGTACTTTGAGGTGATCTGCGGTTCCAACGCTGACGAAACACTCATGCCCGGCGAGCCCGGCTACCGCAAAGGCAAGGCCGAGATCATCGCCGCCGCGCTGGTTGCACTGTCAGTTCCGGCCGGTTCGGCCATCATGGTGGGGGACAGGCACCAGGACGTCAACGGCGCCCGCGCCAACGGACTTGACTGCATTGGTGTCACCTGGGGATTCGCCCCGGAAGGTGAGCTGGAGGCGGCAGGGGTTGCCGCCGTCGTACAGTCAACAACTGAGCTGGCCGCGATACTCCCAAACGTTGCGGGCGCAGGAACCGGACCGGGGGCCGTACATGGCGCTCTATGACCTCACCCGAGTGCTAACGAAAGGCACCATCACCGCCTTGTGCCGTCCCACCGTGGAGGGGCTGGAGAACGTGCCCACCGACGGTGCATTCATTGTGGCGCCGAACCATTTGTCCTTCTTTGATTCGGTGATTGTCCAGGCCCTGACCCCCCGGCCCGTCTCCTTCTTTGCCAAGGCCGAGTACTTCACCGGCAAGGGCCTCAAGGGCAAGCTGATGAAGTCGTTCTTCGAATCAGTGCATTCCATCCCCGTGGAGCGCGGCGAGCAGGCAGCCAGCGTCCAGGCCCTGAAAACGCTGCTGGAGATTCTTGGCAGCGGAGACGGCGTGGGAATCTACCCGGAGGGGACCCGTTCCCGTGATGGCATCTTGTACCGCGGCAGAACTGGCGTGGGCTGGCTTGCCCTGACCACCGGTGCGCCGGTGATTCCCGTGGGCATCATCGGCACCGAAAAACTGCAACCGGCTGGCAAGAATATGATCAAGCCCGCCCCCTTCACGCTGCGCTTCGGCAAGCCCCTGTATTTTGAGAAGACCGGACCGGATCACTCCCTGCCCGCGCGCCGCCACGTCACTGACACCATTATGGATGCCATCGCCGAGTTGAGCGGCCAGGAACGAAGCGCCAAATACAACCAGAGCCCCGCCGCGGAATAGTTCCCACCCGCCGCCCAGCCTAGAATGGGTGTGTGGCAGATCCAGCAACTTACCGGCCAAAGCCGGGCGAGATTCCGACCGACCCCGGCGTGTACCGTTTCCGTGACGAGCATGGACGGATCATCTACGTGGGCAAGGCCAAGAACCTGCGTTCACGGTTGAATTCCTACTTTGCAAACCCGGCCACGTTGCTGCCCAAAACCCATGCCATGGTCCACCATGCGGCCAGCGTGCAGTGGACCATTGTAGGTAGCGAACTCGAAGCCCTGCAGCTTGAATACACCTGGATCAAAGAGTTCGCTCCGCGCTACAACTTAGCCTTCCGGGATGACAAGACTTATCCGTACCTGGCCGTGTCGATGAGCGAGAAGTTCCCGCGTGTGCAGGTCATGCGCGGCGAGCGGCGCAAGGGCACCAAATACTTTGGCCCCTACACCGCTGGCGCCATCCGGGAAACCATGGACACCTTGTTACGGGTCTTTCCGGTGCGTAGCTGCAGCGTGGGCGTGCTGCGCCGCGCCGAACGCAGCGGCCGGCCGTGCCTGCTGGGGTATATCGACAAATGTGCGGCACCCTGTGTGGGACGTATCAGTGTTCAGGACCACAAGGCGCTCGCCCAGGAC
This region of Arthrobacter alpinus genomic DNA includes:
- a CDS encoding GntR family transcriptional regulator, whose amino-acid sequence is MNSMDILMRRWRLDTESTVPPYEQIRLRILDLVSAGELAVGTKLPSVRSLAADLVVAANTVARAYRELEQAGIVATAGRSGTSVTSGGDLIGAQMADAADAFALVARELGVPSPKALAIVAAALERGSAR
- the uvrA gene encoding excinuclease ABC subunit UvrA, producing MPQNSTTESTVSRPDLSRLIVKGAREHNLRNVDLDLPRDSMIVFTGLSGSGKSSLAFDTIFAEGQRRYVESLSAYARQFLGQVDKPDVDFIEGLSPAVSIDQKSTSKNPRSTVGTITEIYDYMRLLWARVGTPHCPVCGEPIAKQTPQQIVDQLLEMPEGTRFQVLAPVVRDRKGEFVELFRELTAKGYARAKVDGEQIQLSDPPKLKKTFKHTIEVVVDRLVVKEGIQQRLTDSVETALGLAEGRVLAELVDLDADDAGRIRSFSENLACPNEHPLAIDEIEPRSFSFNNPFGACTACSGIGTRLEVDEELVVPNPFLSLREGAIAPWSLGTATTEYWNRLLEGLSDELGFSLDDSWNKLDTGSRQAILYGKDHKVVVQYKNRFGRERKYSTGFEGAVQYIQRKHIETESDSARDRYEEYMRQIPCPACGGARLNPASLSVLINGKSIAEVCAMSMRESFSFLSTLVLTGREAQIASQVLKEIQARLRFLLDVGLEYLSLERASATLSGGEAQRIRLATQIGSGLVGVLYVLDEPSIGLHQRDNRRLIETLTRLRDLGNTLIVVEHDEDTISEADWIVDIGPGAGEHGGQVVHSGSLADLLTNTNSLTGDYLSGRKKIAVPAKRRKYDKSRELKVIGAKENNLRNVDVAFPLGVLTAVTGVSGSGKSTLVNEILYKVLANKLNGAKQVAGRHLRIDGLEHLDKVVHVDQSPIGRTPRSNPATYTGVFDNIRKLFAETNESKMRGYQPGRFSFNVKGGRCEACTGDGTLKIEMNFLPDVYVPCEVCHGARYSRETLEVHYKGKSIADVLNMPIEEGAEFFAAFTPIARHLRTLVDVGLGYVRLGQASTTLSGGEAQRVKLAAELQKRSNGRSIYVLDEPTTGLHFEDIRKLLLVLQGLVEKGNTVIVIEHNLDVIKTADWVVDLGPDGGTGGGQVIATGTPEKVAKSEVSYTATFLREVLQG
- a CDS encoding HAD hydrolase-like protein, coding for MDVTIAAPPIAHDGSLKAVLFDLDGTLVDPAGGITGGIEHALQVMGLPVPGADVLNAMIGPKLADSLVSHAGICVDQVPEVIAVYRDWYGNTGIGMSVLYPGIKELLARLRAAGVPLAVATQKPEPLAKTLLAHHGIAEYFEVICGSNADETLMPGEPGYRKGKAEIIAAALVALSVPAGSAIMVGDRHQDVNGARANGLDCIGVTWGFAPEGELEAAGVAAVVQSTTELAAILPNVAGAGTGPGAVHGAL
- a CDS encoding lysophospholipid acyltransferase family protein, translated to MALYDLTRVLTKGTITALCRPTVEGLENVPTDGAFIVAPNHLSFFDSVIVQALTPRPVSFFAKAEYFTGKGLKGKLMKSFFESVHSIPVERGEQAASVQALKTLLEILGSGDGVGIYPEGTRSRDGILYRGRTGVGWLALTTGAPVIPVGIIGTEKLQPAGKNMIKPAPFTLRFGKPLYFEKTGPDHSLPARRHVTDTIMDAIAELSGQERSAKYNQSPAAE